The following proteins are encoded in a genomic region of Opisthocomus hoazin isolate bOpiHoa1 chromosome 4, bOpiHoa1.hap1, whole genome shotgun sequence:
- the GATAD1 gene encoding GATA zinc finger domain-containing protein 1 — MPLGLKPTCSVCRSTSSSMWKKGGQGEILCNNCTARSAPPGPAAFATTSAAAQHSNGGGGGGKQSKQEIHRRSARLRNTKYKSAPAAEKKVSTKGKGRRHIFKLKNPIKAPESVSTIITAESIFYKGVYYQIGDVVSVVDEQDGKTYYAQIRGFIQDQYCEKSAALTWLIPTQASPKDCFDPASYIIGPEEDLPRKMEYLEFVCHAPSEYFKSRSSPFPTVPTRPEKGYIWTHVGPTPAISIKETVTNNL; from the exons ATGCCGCTGGGGCTGAAGCCCACCTGCAGCGTGTGCCGCAGCACGTCCTCCTCCATGTGGAAGAAGGGCGGCCAGGGCGAGATCCTGTGTAACAACTGCAcggcccgctccgcgccgcccgggcccgccgcctTCGCCACCACCTCGGCCGCCGCCCAGCACAgcaacggcggcggcggcggcgggaagcag AGTAAGCAGGAGATCCACCGGCGGTCGGCGCGGCTGAGGAACACCAAGTACAAGTCCGCGCCCGCCGCGGAGAAGAAGGTTTCCACAAAGGGCAAGGGGAGGAGGCACATCTTCAAGTTAAAAAAC CCCATCAAGGCTCCTGAGTCTGTATCCACTATAATTACAGCAGAATCGATCTTTTATAAG GGTGTGTACTATCAAATTGGAGATGTTGTTTCAGTGGTTGATGAGCAGGATGGAAAAACATACTACGCTCAGATCCGTGGGTTTATTCAGGACCAATACTGTGAAAAGAGTGCTGCGCTAACCTGGCTCATTCCTACGCAGGCCAGCCCCAAAGATTGTTTTGACCCAGCATCCTATATCATAG gaCCAGAAGAAGATCTCCCAAGAAAAATGGAATATCTGGAATTTGTTTGTCATGCACCTTCAGAATATTTCAAATCTCGATCGTCTCCATTCCCTACTGTTCCCACAAGACCTGAGAAAGGCTATATATGGACTCACGTGGGACCTACTCCCGCTATCTCTATTAAAGAGACTGTTACCAATAATTTATGA